The segment TCAACCGCTGGAACTTCGCCTACATCGAGATTCCCGGTCCGTACGAGAAGAACCTGCCGTCGGTCTACTACATCGCCCCGCCCGACCCGCACTGGAGCAAGGCCGACCAGGCCGCCTACGTGCCGGGCAAGGCGGCGTTGCTGTTCGTCTCCTCGCACGAGGTGTGGCCGGGTCACTTCCTGCAGTTCCTGCATGCCAACCGCGCGCAGTGGATGTTCGGCCGGCTGTTCGTCGGCTACGCCTATGCCGAGGGCTGGGCGCACTACGCCGAGGAAATGATGTACGACCAGGGCGTCGACGGTGCCACGCCGGAAGTGCACATCGGCCAGCTCACCAATGCGCTGCTGCGCGACGTGCGCTACCTCTCGGCGATCGGCCTGCACACCGGCGGCATGAGCATGGCCGAGTCGGAGAAGATGTTCCGCGAGCAGGCCTTCCAGGACCCGGGCAGCGCCCGCCAGCAGGCCGCGCGCGGTACCTATGACCCGGCCTATCTCAACTACACGCTGGGCAAGCTGATGATCATGCAGCTGCGCCAAGACTGGATGGCCAAACACCCGGGACCGGATGCGCTGAAAGCCTTCCACGACCAGTTCCTCAGCTACGGCGGCCCGCCGATTCCGCTGGTGCGCCAGCAGATGCTCGGCGGCCCGGTCGAGGCGAAGCTGTGGACCGCACCCGCCGGCGCGCCGGCACAGTAAGCGTCCGGCCGATCCCGCCCCCGCGGCGGGATCGGCCTCACGGCAAAGCGTGATGTGCGCCACGACTGTTAGCAGTCGGCGCTTCCGGCTGCCGCGCAATTTCCCTGGATGAAGGCTAGGCTCGAATCGTCGAGCACCAACAGGGGGTACGCGACATGATCGATGCATTCCATCAAGGCACGCCGGCGCAGGTCTGGCAGGAACTCGTGCAGGAAGCCGCCCGCCACGCCGGGCACCCGCTGGACGAGGCGCGCGAGAGCCATCTGGTTTTCGTGCTGCTGCGCTTCCAGCGCGATGCGCAGCTGCTCTCCCACACCCACGGCCTGGACTGGCTGGCGGCGCTCGAGCTGGTCGGCACCGCACGCACCGATTCGCTGCGTGACGTCGGTGACCGCTGCCTGCTGGTCGCCGGCTTGTTCCCGCAGCTGGCCGAACGGCGCCGCGTCAGTGTCGGCTACTACATCGACATCGGCCGCTCCGCCTACCAGGGCGTGGCCGACGCCAGCCGCCGCGCCTATGCCGCGCTGTACGAGCAGCTCGCTGCCAGCTACCGCGAGCTGGTGCTCACGCTCTCGGCCATGCGCCGGCTCGACCTGCCCACGGTGCTGCACTAACGGGACCGACCCCGCAGCGCGGGCAACAGGGACGCTGACACCAGGCAGGTGACCGGCCGGGCCAGCGGAGCGACCCGGAAAAAGCCATGCTCGCCGGGCGCGTGCGTATAGAGCGGCCCACCGACACACGGAACACGCGTGGCAGCATGCCCGGTGACCACCTGCCAGGTCCGCACGGCGAGCAGCGCCGTGGTGGCCCTGCCGGGATGCTCGCCGTCGGGCGCCAGCCAGTCCTCCCGGGGATGGGCGGAGCGCAACGCGATCCAGTCGCTGCCGATCGGGATGTAGTGCGCCCGCATCCGCGTGGCGATACGACGCTCGCCACGCACCAACCACGGCTCGACCTGCGGGTTCAGCTGCCAGGTACCGAGATAGAACACGCGGGCGCCTCCGGCACGAGCGGCCCGGGCAAGGGTCTCACTGGCCTGCGCAGCTGCAGCCAGCTCCCGGCAGTGCCCGGTCGGCGGCATGCATACCGCGATACCGCCCCGCTCCTGGAATACCACGTCGGTGTATTTCCCCTTGGCCAGAAGCCGCGCCAGCGCCGGATCGCCGAGGTCGTCCTGCAACCGCGCCCCCGGCCGGGCGAAGGCATCGACCGACAGTGGCTGGCCGGCAGGCGCCAGCGACGCGAACGCGGCCGGCAGATTGTTCACGTAGGTCAGGCTGTTGCCGACGAACAGCACCCGCCTTGCGGCCGACCCGGCCGCCGCGGACGAGACCGCCAGCAGCATCACGACCTGCATCGACCACCGCCTCGCCCTACTCCGCATTTCGCCTGCCTCCTGTCACCCGAAGCTCGAGGTGGCGACATCGGTGGCAGGACACAAGCCCGGAATCAGCTCACCGTCGCCACTCGCTGCTGCTCCAGCCGATGGGCACGCCACTGCGAGCCCAGCGCCACCAGTGCCAGCGCACCGCCGAACAGACTGACGCCGGACCAGCCGAGGTGATGCCACGCGAACGCCGCCCCGATCGAGCCGAGCGAGCCACCGAAGAACATCGTGGTCATGAACACGGTGTTGAGCCGGCTCTTGTACTCCGGGTGCAGGCCGTAGATCAGGTGCTGGTGCGAGACCAGCGACACCTGCACGCCGAAATCCAGCAGCACCACGCCGACCACCATGCCGGCGATCGTCTGCCACGCGCCGAAGACGAGCCAGGCCAGCAAAGCCGCAGCAGTACCGAGCGAAATCACCCGATACGGCCCACGCCGGTCGGCCACCCGTCCGGCCAGCGGCGCCATCGCCACACCGACCGCGCCGACCACGCCGAACAGGCCGGCCACATCCGGACCAAGGTGGAAGCGCGGCTGCTGCAGGCGGAGCGCGAGGATGGTCCAGAACGTGGTGAAGGCGGCGAACAGCATGCCCTGGGTGAGGCCCGCGCGGCGCAGCACCGGCTCGGTCCGCCACAACCGGACCAGCGAGGCGAGCAGTGCGCCGTAACGCAACGACTGCCGCGGATGATGCGCCGGCAGACTCAGTCGCATCAGCACTGCACTGCCCAGCGCGATCGGCACCGCCACCCAGAACATCGCCTGCCAGCCGAGGTGCTCGGCGACGAAGCCGGCCAGCGTGCGACTGATCAGGATGCCGGTGAGCAGCCCGCTCATCACGAAACCGATCGCAGCACCGCGCCGCGAGGGCTCGGCCAGGATCGCCACGAAGGGCACGATCTGCTGCGCCACCGTCGACGCCGCCCCCAGCGCCAGCGAGGCGGCCAGCAGGGTCGCCGCGGTGGGCGACAGCGCCGCGGCCGCCGAGGCGATCGCCACTGCGACGAACTGGATCACGATCAGCCGCCGGCGCTCGTGCAGGTCGCCCAGCGGCAGCAGCAACAGCAGGCCCAGCGCGTAGCCCACCTGGGTCAGGGTCGCCACCAGACCGGCCACGCCGTCGGCAGGGAAGCGCGCGGCGATCATGCCGAGCATCGGCTGGTTGTAATAGATGTTCGCCACCGCGGTGCCACAGGCCAGCGCCATCGCGAACAGGGTGCCGCGACGAAGCGTCACGGGCGCCTCGGGAGAGGCGGACAGATGCATGGGAGATGTTTCCGAACGGGAGGAGCCCCGGGACATCCGGGACCCGATGCGGCATAGGGTAGAGGGTGTCCTGCCACAGCCCCATCCCTTCTGCGCTCACATCACTCGTGCCTGCCAGGCATGAATGCCCCCGCGCCGACCGCACTCAACCCGGGGTGGTCGCTTCGGACGAGCGGCCGACAGCAGCTCCTGCCGACGACTCCAGCCTCGCCAGGAACGCGGGCGGCAACGCCACCGTGCCCCACCAGCCGCGCCGGGTGCCGGTCAGCACGCGCAGCATCTGGCCACGACCGCCGGGCATGCGTGACAGCGGATGGAACAGTGCATCGCGCAGCGTCGGGCTGAGGCGCTGTCCGGACTGGAACAGTGGCGTGAGCCAGCGGCTCCAGAAATGGTAGACGCCCAGGTGAGTCCGGCGCTCGGCCTGGTAGCAGCCAAGCGCTTCGGACACGCTGCCGGCGAGCCGCAGGCTGTCGCGCAGGGCCAGCGCATCCAGCAACGCCATGTTGACGCCCTGCCCCAGCTGCGGGCTCATCGCGTGGGCCGCATCACCCAGCAGTACGGCACGGCCGCGGTGCCACTGCCGATGCACGGCGTCCCGGTAGCGCGCGGCGGCCAGGCCCTGCGGCACCGGTGTCGTGGCGAGGCGTTCGGCCGCCTCGGGCCACACCGCTGCCAACTCGGCCCGCCAGGGCTCCTCCGCGTCGCCGCTGGCGTCCAGCGCTGCCGACGGCAGGCTCCAGAAGAAGCTCATCTTCGGCGCCGGATCGTCCGGTCGCGTGCCCACCGGCAGCACGCCGGCCATGCGTCGCGCCGCCACGTAGCGCTGGCGCAATTCATCCACCCAGGGCCACTGCGCCTGTTCGACCAGGCACCACTGCGCGCCCCATGGATACGGCCGGTCCAGCAGGGGCGGCGCGATCTGCCCGCGCAACGACGAAGCCGAACCGTCGGCAACCACCATCAGGTCGAAGCCGTCGTGAACCCGGCCCTCGCCATCGACCAGCCGCCCGGCCTCGACATCGATCTCGACGATCGCGCTGCCGGCACGCAGGCAGCGCCCGGACTGCCACGCCGCGTCGAGCAGCTGGAACAGCGCGCCGCGCTGCAGGCCGAGGCCGAACAGGCGCGCATCCAGTTCCGCGTAGCGCATGTCCATCACCGCCCGCCCAGCCACGGTCTCGCCGAACAGTCGGCCGATCCGCCGGCCATGCGCCAGCACGGCGTCGAGCAGGCCCAGTTCCCACAGCACGCGCAACCCCACCGGCTGCAGCAGGAAACCGGCACCGACCGGCCCCGGCTGCGGTACCCGTTCGAACACTTCCACCCGGTGGCCGTCGCGCGAAAGCAGCAGTGCCGTCGCCTGCCCGCCACTGCCGTAGCCGATCACCGCCACCCGCAACTGCTTCGTCATCCCTGCCCCGCGCGTTCGTCTCCGTATTCCCTCAAGCGTAACGACATCCAGCGACATCCCGACCATGTGCGCTTGTGGTGACGCGGCGTTACCGCCACGCTGGCGGCCATCCTGATCGTCGGCATGGCGGCCGACGCACCCTCCGACGCTACACCGCTGCAATGAAGCAAAGGAAAGCAGCGGCGTCGCCCGCACCATGGACGGCCTATCCCATGCTCCAGCTGACTCCGATCGCCGAAGCGCACCTTCCCGACGTCCAGCGATACGCCTCCGATCCGGCCATCGGTGCGAGCAGCTACGTGCCTTCGCCCTATCCCGACCACGGCGCCATCGCCTGGTACGCGACGGTCGCGCGCCGGATCGACGAGGGCCACGCCACCGTCTTCGCGATCACCGAAGACGACGCCTTTCGCGGCGTCCTGAGCCTCAACGACATCGACGCAACGGTGGGTCGGGCGCATCTCGACTACTGGGTCGCCACGCCATATCAGCACCGTGGCGTGGCAACGGCGGCCACGGCGCTCGCCGTGCAGTTCGCGAGCGCCCACCTTCGTCTCAAGGCCTTGCTGAGTACCTGCCTGGCCAGCAACCTCGCCTCCCTGCGGGTGTTGGAGCGCAACGGCTTCGTCGCCTACCAGCAGTCGCCGGCACCGGCGGGCAAGTTCGAAGGCCAGACGCTGTTGCGGCTGCACCGCCGGCTCTGACCACCCTTCCGACCCGGGACGCGCAAGCGCCCGGGATGTCTCGCCTCAGGGCTTTTCCGGCCGCCGCCGGAACACCCGCACCCGCTCGAAGCGCGACTCGGTGCCCGCCCGCAGTCGCGCCAGGTTGGCGCGGTGGGTGTAGACCACCAGCGCGGCGACGACGACTGCGAAGCCCAGCCGGATCGCCCCGGCCCAGACCGCCAGCGCGAACAGCGGCAGGCTGAGCGCCGCCAGCACGGTAGACAGCCCCACGTAGCCGGTGGACAGCAGGCACAGCAGCCATACGACGAGGATCACCGGCAACGCGCCCGGCCAGGCCACTGCGAGCGCACCGACCAGGGTGGCCGCTCCCTTGCCGCCGCGGAAGCCGTGGAACAGGGGCCAGACATGACCGGCCACGGCCGCCAGCGCGGCCAGGTATTCGGCCCAGGCACGCGTTGCATCGGGCATCCAGTGCACCGCGAGCCAGGTCGCCAGTGCACCCTTGCCGATATCGATCAGCACCGTACCCAGCGCGAAGCGCCAGCCCTGCGTGCGCAGTGCGTTGGTACCGCCCGCGTTGCCGCTACCCAGGGTGCGGATATCCACGCCGCGCAGCCCGCCCAGCAGCAGGCTGCCGGACAGCGAGCCAAGCAGGTAGGCCAGCGCGATCAGCGCCAGCGTGAGGGCCCATGTCACCGATGCGATCGGCCCGACCATCGCTCAGCCCTGCTCCGGTTGCACGCTGACCACCAGCGTGCCCGGCCCGGCATGCGCGCCGATCGCCGGACCGGTCTCGACCAGCCACGACTCGCGGCAAGGCAGCCGCTCGCGCAGTGCGTCCAGCAGCGCCGCGCCTTCCACCGCCGCATCGCAATGGCCGACGATCACCCGCCAGCGCGCGTCGGCCGGCAGGCGCCGTGCGATATAGCCGGCGAAACGCTCGACCAGCCGCTGGCGACCGAACAGTCCGCCGACCACGCCAAGTTTGCCGCTTGGCTTGACCCGCGCGATCGGCACCAGCCCCAGCAGCTCGACCACGGTCTTGCTCCACGCCGGCAAGCGTCCGCCGCGCACCGGCATGGTCAGGTCGCGGGTCATCGCCCAGGTCAGGGTGCGCGGGCGCAGCGCATCCAGCCGCGTCACGATGGTCTCGACGTCGGCGCCTTCGCGCGCCGCTTCGGCGGCGGCGATGGCGAGCAGCGCCTGGCCGCCAGCGGCATTCGCGCTGTCGACGATGGTGGTGCGCGCCGCGTCGCCGCGCTGCGCAGCGGTCTCGGCCGACTGGATGGTGCCGGACACCGCGCGTGCCACGCCGATGTAGACCACCGCCGGATGATGGGCGAGCAGGAAGTCGAACTGCCGCCGGAAATCGCCCGGCGCCGGCTGGCTGGTCCGCGGCAGCACATCGCTGTGGCGCAGGCGGGCGTAGAACTGCGCCGGCGTCATGCCGACCTTGTCCAGGTAATCCTGCTCGCCGAAGTTGAGCCGCAGCGGCACCACGTGCAGATGCAGCGCCTCGGCCAGCCCCTCGGGCAGGTCCGCGGAACTGTCGGTGACGATGGCCACCGCGCTGGCATCGGCAGCGCTGCGCGCCTGCGCCTGCATGTCGTCGGCCTTGGTCGACTCGACCCGGCCAAAGCGCGCGGCCAGTTCGAATAGCGCCTGCGGCGAGGCCACGTGTGCGTGCAGGCGCATCCGCGTGGTGGAACCGGCGACCACCACGCACGACGCGCCCAGCGAAGCGACGGCTTCACGCACCGCGGCCGGATGCAGGTCGTCGCCGCTGATCAGGCACTCGCTGCACCAGCGATGCGCGGGATCGGCATCGGCCAGCGCGTCGTCGCCGTGGACATGCACCGGGTCCAGCTCGGGCACCGCCACGTCCACTGCCACCGCCTCGCCGCCGAGCACCGCGCCAATGCCTTCGAGCAGGTGCACGAAACCCTGCGCGCCAGCATCCACCACCCCTGCCTTGAGCAGCACCGGCAGCTGTTGCGGCGTATGCGCCAGC is part of the Dyella thiooxydans genome and harbors:
- a CDS encoding GNAT family N-acetyltransferase, which encodes MLQLTPIAEAHLPDVQRYASDPAIGASSYVPSPYPDHGAIAWYATVARRIDEGHATVFAITEDDAFRGVLSLNDIDATVGRAHLDYWVATPYQHRGVATAATALAVQFASAHLRLKALLSTCLASNLASLRVLERNGFVAYQQSPAPAGKFEGQTLLRLHRRL
- a CDS encoding DegV family protein, translated to MTTAILPRAIRGPALRRALIGGAQRVIAGRDGLNRINVFPVADGDTGNNLAFTMGSVLSGALSRRAPGVGELLRRVGEDAVDGGRGNSGAILAQFLTGVAADLGDRIAVAPARLAQAVQAGARAAREAVAEPREGTMLSVIAAFAEALEVREDVRDLKAWFGDALDRARRALAHTPQQLPVLLKAGVVDAGAQGFVHLLEGIGAVLGGEAVAVDVAVPELDPVHVHGDDALADADPAHRWCSECLISGDDLHPAAVREAVASLGASCVVVAGSTTRMRLHAHVASPQALFELAARFGRVESTKADDMQAQARSAADASAVAIVTDSSADLPEGLAEALHLHVVPLRLNFGEQDYLDKVGMTPAQFYARLRHSDVLPRTSQPAPGDFRRQFDFLLAHHPAVVYIGVARAVSGTIQSAETAAQRGDAARTTIVDSANAAGGQALLAIAAAEAAREGADVETIVTRLDALRPRTLTWAMTRDLTMPVRGGRLPAWSKTVVELLGLVPIARVKPSGKLGVVGGLFGRQRLVERFAGYIARRLPADARWRVIVGHCDAAVEGAALLDALRERLPCRESWLVETGPAIGAHAGPGTLVVSVQPEQG
- the plsY gene encoding glycerol-3-phosphate 1-O-acyltransferase PlsY, whose translation is MTWALTLALIALAYLLGSLSGSLLLGGLRGVDIRTLGSGNAGGTNALRTQGWRFALGTVLIDIGKGALATWLAVHWMPDATRAWAEYLAALAAVAGHVWPLFHGFRGGKGAATLVGALAVAWPGALPVILVVWLLCLLSTGYVGLSTVLAALSLPLFALAVWAGAIRLGFAVVVAALVVYTHRANLARLRAGTESRFERVRVFRRRPEKP
- a CDS encoding SGNH/GDSL hydrolase family protein, whose translation is MQVVMLLAVSSAAAGSAARRVLFVGNSLTYVNNLPAAFASLAPAGQPLSVDAFARPGARLQDDLGDPALARLLAKGKYTDVVFQERGGIAVCMPPTGHCRELAAAAQASETLARAARAGGARVFYLGTWQLNPQVEPWLVRGERRIATRMRAHYIPIGSDWIALRSAHPREDWLAPDGEHPGRATTALLAVRTWQVVTGHAATRVPCVGGPLYTHAPGEHGFFRVAPLARPVTCLVSASLLPALRGRSR
- a CDS encoding FAD-dependent oxidoreductase, giving the protein MTKQLRVAVIGYGSGGQATALLLSRDGHRVEVFERVPQPGPVGAGFLLQPVGLRVLWELGLLDAVLAHGRRIGRLFGETVAGRAVMDMRYAELDARLFGLGLQRGALFQLLDAAWQSGRCLRAGSAIVEIDVEAGRLVDGEGRVHDGFDLMVVADGSASSLRGQIAPPLLDRPYPWGAQWCLVEQAQWPWVDELRQRYVAARRMAGVLPVGTRPDDPAPKMSFFWSLPSAALDASGDAEEPWRAELAAVWPEAAERLATTPVPQGLAAARYRDAVHRQWHRGRAVLLGDAAHAMSPQLGQGVNMALLDALALRDSLRLAGSVSEALGCYQAERRTHLGVYHFWSRWLTPLFQSGQRLSPTLRDALFHPLSRMPGGRGQMLRVLTGTRRGWWGTVALPPAFLARLESSAGAAVGRSSEATTPG
- a CDS encoding MFS transporter, which gives rise to MTLRRGTLFAMALACGTAVANIYYNQPMLGMIAARFPADGVAGLVATLTQVGYALGLLLLLPLGDLHERRRLIVIQFVAVAIASAAAALSPTAATLLAASLALGAASTVAQQIVPFVAILAEPSRRGAAIGFVMSGLLTGILISRTLAGFVAEHLGWQAMFWVAVPIALGSAVLMRLSLPAHHPRQSLRYGALLASLVRLWRTEPVLRRAGLTQGMLFAAFTTFWTILALRLQQPRFHLGPDVAGLFGVVGAVGVAMAPLAGRVADRRGPYRVISLGTAAALLAWLVFGAWQTIAGMVVGVVLLDFGVQVSLVSHQHLIYGLHPEYKSRLNTVFMTTMFFGGSLGSIGAAFAWHHLGWSGVSLFGGALALVALGSQWRAHRLEQQRVATVS